The window AAGACGAGTTTGCCCGGACGCTGGAGGTGGTGAAGGCCATGCCCCTCACTTACGCCCATGTGTTCCCCTATTCGCGTCGCCCCGGTACGGCGGCTTCCGCCATGCCGGACCAGCTGGACAAGCAGACCAAGGCGGCGCGTGCCAAGGCCGTGCGTGAGATTGTTGCTGAAAAGAAGGCTGCCTTCCTGCAATGGCTTGTGGATAATGAAACTCCGCTGGACGTTGTGCTGCAGTCGGAGGAGACGAAAAGCGGCATTTCCCAGTTTTACACCGAGTGCCAGTTTTCGCTTTTGCCGCTCGGAGCAGCGCAGCGCAATATCGTCAGGGCTGTTGCCGTGAAGGTTCGCAAGCGCGGCCTGCTGGTACGTCCGCTGTAGTCTTTGCCATATGCCGCCGCATGGTGTACGGTACGGACTTGAACAAAGGTGCGTTGTAGCGTATCGGGGCGTACCGTTATTGCATGCGGCGTTTTTTGCGGACGCCATGCATCTGTCCGATCATGGCCGGTCCGGTTGCAGCAGTCCTGCTGCACACCATATGTGCATGCATCATTTTAGAATTTTTCCGCCCTGCCGATGCAGGGCGTTACCGTATCAAGAGGCTCGCAATGCTGAGAAGTATGACAGGTTTCGGACGTTGTTTCATGGAAGGCGACGGCTTTACCATGACTTGGGAAGTGCGCAGTGTGAACAGCCGCCATCTGGACGTAAAATGGCGGCTGCCTGTTATGGTGCGGTCTGCCGAGGCGCGCTTTGAAAAGGTCGTGCGTCGTTTCGCCACCCGCGGCAGGGTGGACGTGTCCCTGAATCTGCAGGTGCATAAGGCCGAACTGATGGCAGTGACCTTCAACGCCTCGCAGGCAGGTGCCATGATGGACCAGCTTGCTTCCTTCGCTTCGTCGAGGGGCGATGCCTTTGCGCCGGATTACAACCGTCTGCTCGGCATGGGCTTCCTGTGGGAAGACAGCGGTGCCGAACTGGACGAAGCCTTCGTGGCCAGCCTTGAAAACGGTCTTGCCGAGGCGCTGCAGGACTGGAACGTTTCCCGCGAGGCGGAAGCCGTGGCACTGGAAAAGGACATGCTGGAGCGTATTGCCCGCATGGAGGAATGGACCGCCATCATCAGCGAACGTGCTCCCCAGATCAAGGAAGATCGCTTCGCACTGGTGCGCGAGCGTCTGCGTGACGTGCTTTCCCGCAATGAGGTTGAGCTTGAGGAACAGCGCTTCCTGCAGGAAATCACCCTGCTTTCCGACAAGCTGGATGTGAGCGAGGAGATTACCCGCCTGAACACCCACCTTGTCCGCCTGCGCGAGCTCATGCAGTCCGGCGGCGATGCTGGCAAGCGTCTCGACTTTACGCTGCAGGAGTGCTTCCGCGAGATCAATACCTGCGGCAACAAGATTCAGGATCCCCAGATTTCCCACATCGTGGTGGATTTCAAGAACGAAATGGAAAAGTGCCGCGAACAGGTTCAGAATCTGGAGTAAGCCTGCATGAAGGGAAACAGGCTACTCAACATCGGGTTCGGCAACTTTGTGGTGGCAAGCCGTGTCATAGGCATCTACAGCCCCACATCCGCCCCCATGCGTCGCGTGCGTGAGGACGCAAGGGCGGAGGGCAGGCTGGTGGACGCCACGCAGGGCAGAAAAACGCGATCCATAGTGATTACCGACTCGAACCATGTTATTCTCTCCG is drawn from Desulfovibrio mangrovi and contains these coding sequences:
- a CDS encoding YicC/YloC family endoribonuclease; this encodes MLRSMTGFGRCFMEGDGFTMTWEVRSVNSRHLDVKWRLPVMVRSAEARFEKVVRRFATRGRVDVSLNLQVHKAELMAVTFNASQAGAMMDQLASFASSRGDAFAPDYNRLLGMGFLWEDSGAELDEAFVASLENGLAEALQDWNVSREAEAVALEKDMLERIARMEEWTAIISERAPQIKEDRFALVRERLRDVLSRNEVELEEQRFLQEITLLSDKLDVSEEITRLNTHLVRLRELMQSGGDAGKRLDFTLQECFREINTCGNKIQDPQISHIVVDFKNEMEKCREQVQNLE
- a CDS encoding DUF370 domain-containing protein, giving the protein MKGNRLLNIGFGNFVVASRVIGIYSPTSAPMRRVREDARAEGRLVDATQGRKTRSIVITDSNHVILSAIQAETIGQRFIQEDEA